One genomic region from uncultured Cohaesibacter sp. encodes:
- a CDS encoding TAXI family TRAP transporter solute-binding subunit encodes MILPSRTGGPRELRAVLGRPAGITLIAAGDAGIETVEDARGKRIAFVAGNPSVNVKCEAILAFGGLTLDDVEVVMFPTYASAMSSMTRNESDATCTTPTTSQLYELAESPRGIHYAPLDADNAAGWEKLLTVLPIMSPSDEDIAAGLPEGEVAKMAAYRYPVITTTPDKSADEVYAFIKALDETYDIYKNGTAAMPRWSIDRSGKPAIDVPFHEGAIRYLKEKGIWTDKDDAWNQKRTARMDALVAAWKTFKADHADLSEEDYSAQWMAHRAEVVAGLK; translated from the coding sequence ATGATTTTGCCAAGCCGGACTGGGGGACCGCGTGAATTGCGGGCTGTTCTGGGGCGCCCTGCAGGGATCACGCTGATCGCTGCTGGCGATGCGGGCATCGAAACCGTTGAGGACGCCCGTGGCAAGCGCATCGCCTTTGTGGCTGGCAACCCCTCGGTCAATGTCAAATGCGAAGCCATTCTGGCTTTCGGCGGCCTGACACTCGACGATGTCGAGGTTGTCATGTTCCCGACCTACGCCTCGGCGATGTCATCCATGACACGCAACGAGTCTGATGCCACCTGCACCACACCGACCACCAGCCAGCTCTATGAACTGGCCGAAAGCCCGCGCGGTATCCACTATGCCCCGCTCGATGCGGACAATGCGGCGGGCTGGGAGAAGCTTCTGACCGTTCTGCCGATCATGAGCCCGTCCGATGAGGATATCGCCGCAGGCCTTCCCGAAGGCGAAGTGGCAAAGATGGCCGCCTATCGCTATCCGGTGATCACCACCACGCCGGACAAGTCGGCTGACGAGGTCTATGCCTTTATCAAGGCTTTGGATGAGACCTACGACATCTACAAGAACGGCACTGCCGCCATGCCGCGCTGGTCCATCGACCGTTCCGGCAAGCCTGCCATTGATGTTCCGTTCCACGAAGGCGCGATCCGCTATCTCAAGGAAAAGGGCATCTGGACCGACAAGGACGATGCATGGAACCAGAAGCGGACCGCCCGCATGGATGCTCTGGTCGCGGCCTGGAAAACCTTCAAGGCTGACCATGCCGATCTGTCCGAAGAGGACTATTCAGCGCAATGGATGGCGCACCGCGCAGAAGTTGTTGCCGGTCTGAAATAG
- a CDS encoding TRAP transporter large permease subunit, which produces MKNKDKSASTDGFDLERTLVSDASPRQWPQWLVIVLGALGVLMAINQQFLLNLFGFQPLGNSYLYYLIGIFLAVVFLKVPIRRAGDGHLIWLNVLLAALAIGSASWLGYHGLDIIQRGWEYEAPPMADAMAAVLLLMVLEGVRRAGGPILLATALLFGTYPLYADAMPGFLWGTEYDLIGTVRAHVLGVESIIGIPIQVVAELVIGFVIFGSVLVVTKGSDFFMELASALLGQSRGGPAKVAVMGSGILGLPVWQRDFQHPHLRTLFHPYHAPRGLSGELCRRH; this is translated from the coding sequence ATGAAAAATAAAGACAAGTCCGCAAGCACGGACGGTTTCGATCTGGAGAGGACGCTTGTGTCGGACGCCTCGCCGCGTCAATGGCCGCAATGGCTTGTTATTGTGCTCGGTGCTCTGGGCGTGTTGATGGCCATCAACCAGCAGTTCCTGCTCAATCTGTTTGGATTTCAGCCCCTCGGCAATTCCTATCTCTACTATCTCATTGGCATTTTCCTTGCTGTTGTGTTTCTGAAAGTGCCAATCCGCAGGGCGGGAGACGGTCACCTGATATGGCTGAATGTCCTTTTGGCGGCTCTGGCAATCGGTAGCGCCAGTTGGCTCGGCTATCACGGCCTCGACATCATCCAGCGTGGTTGGGAATATGAAGCCCCACCTATGGCCGATGCCATGGCGGCAGTGCTTCTGCTCATGGTGCTGGAAGGCGTTCGTCGCGCCGGTGGGCCGATCCTGCTCGCCACCGCCCTGTTGTTCGGCACTTACCCGCTCTATGCCGACGCCATGCCCGGTTTTCTCTGGGGCACGGAATATGATCTCATCGGGACTGTGCGGGCCCATGTGCTGGGGGTCGAATCCATCATTGGCATTCCGATTCAGGTCGTCGCCGAACTGGTCATCGGTTTTGTCATCTTCGGCTCGGTCCTCGTAGTAACCAAAGGCAGCGACTTCTTTATGGAGCTGGCCTCGGCGCTTCTGGGACAGAGCCGTGGTGGCCCGGCCAAGGTCGCCGTGATGGGGTCGGGCATTCTGGGGCTCCCTGTCTGGCAGCGTGATTTCCAACATCCTCACCTCCGGACCCTTTTCCATCCCTACCATGCGCCGCGTGGGTTATCCGGCGAGCTATGCCGCCGCCATTGA
- a CDS encoding 3-oxoacid CoA-transferase subunit B: MISLSDSAIAARVAADIPDGAYVNLGIGKPTHVSTHIPAGREVIFHAENGILGVGPVPSEEDVDPELMDASKRFITVAPGGAFFEHTDSFAMMRGGHIDIAVLGAYQVAENGDIANWATLDESFPPAVGGAMDLVVGVPKIFVMMKHVNRDGSPKLLKSCTYPLTGLGVVSRIYTDLAVIDVTPDGFRLVELAPGNSFDLVQSLTEATILTN, translated from the coding sequence ATGATCTCACTGAGCGATAGCGCCATCGCGGCTCGGGTGGCTGCCGACATTCCCGACGGGGCTTATGTCAACCTCGGGATCGGCAAGCCGACCCATGTCTCGACCCATATTCCGGCAGGGCGCGAGGTGATCTTTCATGCCGAAAACGGCATCCTCGGGGTCGGACCTGTCCCTTCCGAGGAAGACGTCGATCCCGAATTGATGGACGCCAGCAAGCGCTTCATCACCGTCGCGCCCGGAGGGGCCTTCTTTGAGCATACCGACAGCTTCGCCATGATGCGGGGAGGCCATATCGATATCGCCGTTCTGGGAGCCTATCAGGTTGCTGAGAACGGTGATATCGCCAACTGGGCAACCCTTGACGAGAGCTTCCCGCCAGCTGTTGGCGGGGCCATGGATCTCGTCGTCGGCGTGCCGAAGATCTTCGTGATGATGAAGCATGTCAATCGGGACGGATCGCCCAAGTTGCTGAAATCCTGCACCTATCCCTTAACCGGTCTCGGGGTCGTAAGCCGCATCTACACCGATCTCGCCGTCATCGACGTCACGCCCGACGGCTTCCGGTTGGTCGAACTGGCACCGGGCAACAGCTTCGATCTGGTCCAGTCGCTGACCGAGGCCACGATCCTCACCAACTGA
- a CDS encoding MmgE/PrpD family protein — translation MTTEKTIAQTLSQTLGSFAAGPVQPHQRMKDFVCCSLFDWASVGLAGVREPVSEVARKTALDMSSGAGEATLIGGEMATPAMAALANGAISHALDYDDTHFGHIGHPSVAVIPAALALSEAEGVSGQSFVEALAVGLETACRIGAWLGRPHYEAGFHQTGTSGAFGATVAAGRVLGLNAAEMAEALSLTATRAAGLKSQFGTMGKPLNAGFAAEVGVVSAMLARAGGSSTSLAIEGPQGFGPTHKGMADASALDGLGESWLFPAISYKFHACCHGLHAMLEATRSLMEQGLDASSIEAVAIHTHPRWMSVCNQPEPQTGLEAKFSFRLTAAMMLSGMDTGALDVYSVETCQRPDLVALRDRVEVIADDSLVDTVARITVKTGGGSVTATHDILSEMTAEDARDRLRQKSAMLLGAASSDALFEAVMTLDGQASVSELSALLGGA, via the coding sequence ATGACGACCGAAAAGACAATCGCGCAAACTCTCTCACAAACGCTGGGCTCCTTCGCTGCCGGGCCGGTTCAGCCCCATCAGCGCATGAAAGACTTCGTCTGTTGTTCCCTCTTCGATTGGGCAAGCGTCGGACTTGCTGGCGTCAGAGAGCCGGTCTCTGAGGTTGCCCGCAAGACCGCACTTGATATGAGCTCCGGAGCGGGAGAGGCGACCCTCATCGGTGGGGAGATGGCAACGCCCGCCATGGCTGCCCTTGCCAACGGAGCCATCAGTCACGCTCTGGATTATGACGACACCCACTTCGGGCATATCGGGCACCCGAGCGTGGCGGTGATCCCGGCTGCGCTGGCTCTTAGCGAGGCTGAAGGCGTCTCGGGACAATCTTTTGTTGAGGCGCTGGCAGTCGGACTGGAAACGGCCTGTCGGATCGGGGCATGGCTCGGGCGTCCGCATTATGAAGCAGGGTTTCATCAGACCGGTACCTCGGGTGCCTTCGGGGCGACCGTTGCTGCGGGCCGCGTGTTGGGGCTCAATGCGGCGGAAATGGCCGAGGCCCTCAGCCTGACGGCGACGCGAGCGGCGGGCCTCAAAAGCCAGTTCGGCACGATGGGAAAACCGCTGAATGCCGGATTTGCCGCCGAAGTGGGCGTTGTCTCGGCAATGCTGGCCCGCGCTGGCGGCAGCTCAACCAGCCTTGCAATCGAGGGACCGCAGGGCTTTGGCCCCACCCACAAGGGCATGGCGGATGCATCTGCCCTCGACGGGCTCGGCGAAAGTTGGCTGTTCCCGGCCATTTCCTACAAGTTTCATGCCTGCTGCCACGGTCTTCACGCGATGTTGGAGGCCACGCGCTCTCTCATGGAACAGGGCCTTGATGCAAGCAGCATCGAGGCCGTGGCCATCCACACTCATCCGCGCTGGATGTCGGTCTGCAATCAGCCTGAACCACAGACGGGGCTTGAGGCCAAATTCAGCTTCCGGCTGACGGCAGCCATGATGCTGTCCGGTATGGATACCGGCGCGCTTGATGTTTATTCCGTTGAGACCTGCCAGCGCCCCGATCTCGTCGCACTGCGCGACAGGGTTGAGGTGATCGCGGACGATAGTCTGGTTGATACCGTGGCCCGGATCACGGTCAAGACCGGCGGGGGGAGTGTGACAGCCACCCATGACATCCTCAGTGAAATGACTGCCGAGGACGCTCGGGATAGGTTGCGGCAGAAGTCTGCCATGTTGTTGGGGGCGGCGTCATCGGATGCACTCTTCGAGGCGGTGATGACGCTCGACGGCCAGGCCAGCGTCTCGGAGCTGTCTGCGTTGCTGGGAGGAGCCTGA
- a CDS encoding 3-oxoacid CoA-transferase subunit A, whose protein sequence is MDKRMETLSEAVSGIPDGAVIMVGGFGATGVPLGLVEALLDLGSTGLTLISNNAGAGETGLARLLKEGRIAKVICSYPRSPGSIWFEKRYEAGEIELEVVPQGTLAERIRAAGAGLGGVFTPTGYGTRLAEGKETRVIDGRGYVLEAPLHADFALVRAEQGDRYGNLSFHATARNFNPVMAMAAKHTIAEVRHLREDFLDPEHVVTPGIFVQTLVEYGVRP, encoded by the coding sequence ATGGATAAGCGGATGGAGACCCTCTCAGAGGCGGTTTCCGGGATACCTGACGGTGCAGTGATCATGGTCGGCGGCTTCGGGGCGACCGGTGTGCCGCTCGGATTGGTGGAAGCGCTTCTCGATCTTGGTTCGACCGGATTGACCCTGATCTCCAACAATGCCGGAGCTGGGGAGACCGGACTGGCCAGACTGCTCAAGGAGGGCCGGATCGCCAAAGTGATCTGCTCTTATCCGCGTTCTCCGGGCTCGATCTGGTTTGAGAAGCGATATGAGGCCGGGGAAATCGAACTCGAAGTGGTGCCACAAGGCACCCTCGCTGAACGCATCCGCGCGGCAGGAGCTGGCCTTGGCGGCGTTTTCACCCCGACCGGCTATGGCACCCGTTTGGCCGAAGGCAAGGAAACCCGCGTCATCGATGGCCGGGGCTATGTTCTCGAAGCACCCTTGCATGCCGATTTTGCGCTGGTGCGCGCCGAGCAGGGAGATCGCTACGGCAATCTGTCCTTCCATGCCACCGCCCGCAACTTCAATCCGGTCATGGCCATGGCGGCAAAGCACACCATCGCCGAGGTGCGGCACCTAAGGGAGGATTTCCTCGACCCCGAGCATGTCGTCACGCCCGGCATCTTTGTCCAAACCCTCGTTGAATATGGAGTAAGGCCATGA
- a CDS encoding nitronate monooxygenase: MPQRAKIETLKQGMRLPLIGAPMFLASGVDLVVAQCCAGVIGTFPALNARPASALSNWLREIETRLAIYREATRSAPAAYGVNLIVNAYNERLEEDLATIVRHKVPLVITSLSSPDRVVEAVHGYGGVVFHDVIKARHARKAVAAGVDGLILVSAGAGGHAGTLSPFALIEEVRAFYDGPLALSGAIANGRAILAAEALGCDFAYAGTVFIPTEEAMSPKEHKGMILAAEADDILYTPMFSGTHANYLSASITRAGVDLEEARQAAPRRMTDKSDPDRPKAWKDVWSAGQAVSQSREVQPTARLIAKLEKDYRAALKALCKG, translated from the coding sequence ATGCCACAGCGTGCGAAAATCGAGACCCTCAAACAGGGGATGCGCCTGCCGTTGATCGGGGCGCCGATGTTTCTGGCCTCCGGCGTGGATCTGGTTGTCGCCCAATGCTGCGCCGGTGTGATCGGAACCTTTCCGGCCCTCAATGCCCGTCCCGCCTCGGCCTTGTCGAATTGGCTAAGAGAGATTGAAACCCGCCTTGCGATCTATCGCGAAGCGACGCGGTCCGCGCCTGCTGCCTATGGCGTCAACCTGATCGTCAACGCCTACAATGAACGGCTCGAGGAGGATCTCGCCACCATCGTTCGACACAAAGTGCCGCTGGTCATCACCTCGCTGTCATCGCCGGACCGGGTGGTTGAGGCCGTGCATGGTTATGGCGGGGTGGTCTTTCATGACGTCATCAAGGCTCGCCATGCAAGAAAGGCGGTGGCCGCAGGGGTCGATGGCCTCATCCTTGTCAGCGCCGGGGCGGGCGGACATGCCGGAACCCTCAGCCCCTTTGCCCTCATCGAAGAGGTGCGCGCCTTCTATGATGGCCCACTGGCCTTGTCCGGAGCCATCGCCAATGGTCGGGCGATCCTTGCCGCAGAGGCGCTAGGGTGCGATTTCGCCTATGCCGGAACCGTCTTCATTCCCACCGAGGAGGCTATGTCGCCCAAGGAACACAAGGGCATGATCCTTGCCGCGGAGGCCGACGACATCCTCTATACGCCGATGTTCTCCGGCACTCACGCCAACTATCTGTCCGCCAGCATTACCAGAGCGGGGGTCGATCTCGAAGAGGCCCGTCAGGCAGCACCGCGCCGAATGACGGACAAGAGCGATCCGGACCGGCCCAAGGCATGGAAGGACGTCTGGAGCGCCGGACAAGCGGTGAGCCAGTCGCGAGAGGTACAGCCGACCGCTCGGCTGATCGCGAAGCTGGAAAAGGACTATCGGGCCGCGCTCAAGGCGCTTTGCAAGGGATAG
- a CDS encoding TRAP transporter fused permease subunit, with amino-acid sequence MISNILTSGPFSIPTMRRVGYPASYAAAIEACASTGATLMPPVMGTVAFVMASFLGVQYSTIVVAAIIPAILFYVALLFQVDMFAARRGLKGLPKEDIPPLWPVLKTGWPYLLSLVVLIFVLMGLRMEARAPYYAAAVMLIATSFRKETRIDLSRAKELLLDIAINVARLVAVLAGIGLVVGGLSYTGVAGAFSRELLLYADGNVPLMLIAGAVTSFILGMGMTVTTCYIFLSILLAPALVQAGLNPIASHLFILYWGMLSYITPPVALAAITAANVAGSKPMETGFRAMRLGLPLFVLPFIFVYDPALIMEGTLIQILERVALTLVAIWAITAAFESWVYKVGRIGNLSRIAIAAGGVLVLVPELMTSLIGVALLVLVISINLKFVRPEEVPASSQRKQVNG; translated from the coding sequence GTGATTTCCAACATCCTCACCTCCGGACCCTTTTCCATCCCTACCATGCGCCGCGTGGGTTATCCGGCGAGCTATGCCGCCGCCATTGAGGCCTGCGCCTCGACCGGTGCCACTCTCATGCCGCCGGTGATGGGCACCGTGGCCTTTGTCATGGCGTCCTTCCTTGGGGTGCAATATTCCACCATCGTGGTGGCCGCGATCATTCCGGCGATCCTGTTCTATGTCGCTCTGCTGTTTCAGGTCGACATGTTTGCGGCCCGTCGGGGCCTCAAGGGGTTGCCGAAGGAAGACATCCCGCCGCTCTGGCCGGTGCTCAAGACCGGCTGGCCCTATCTGCTCAGTCTTGTCGTGCTGATCTTCGTGCTCATGGGCCTCAGGATGGAAGCGAGGGCTCCCTACTACGCCGCAGCCGTCATGCTGATCGCCACCAGCTTTCGCAAGGAAACACGCATCGATCTTAGCCGCGCCAAGGAACTGCTGCTGGACATCGCAATCAACGTCGCCCGTCTTGTCGCCGTTCTTGCGGGTATCGGACTTGTCGTGGGAGGCCTGTCCTACACCGGCGTCGCCGGGGCCTTTTCCCGCGAGCTGCTGCTCTATGCCGATGGCAATGTGCCCTTGATGCTGATCGCCGGGGCGGTCACCAGCTTCATCCTCGGTATGGGGATGACGGTGACGACCTGCTACATCTTCCTGTCGATCCTGCTCGCTCCGGCTCTCGTGCAGGCGGGCCTAAATCCGATTGCCAGCCACCTGTTCATTCTCTACTGGGGGATGCTGTCCTACATCACGCCTCCTGTCGCACTGGCGGCAATCACGGCGGCCAATGTCGCAGGCTCCAAACCCATGGAAACCGGTTTCCGCGCCATGCGCCTCGGCCTGCCGCTGTTCGTTCTGCCCTTCATCTTTGTCTACGATCCCGCCCTGATCATGGAGGGGACGCTCATTCAGATTCTGGAGCGCGTGGCTCTGACCCTCGTTGCTATCTGGGCGATCACGGCGGCCTTTGAAAGCTGGGTCTACAAGGTTGGCCGCATTGGCAATCTCAGCCGAATTGCGATTGCAGCAGGTGGGGTGCTCGTTCTGGTGCCAGAGCTAATGACCAGCCTCATCGGCGTCGCGCTTCTGGTGCTGGTGATCAGCATCAATCTGAAGTTTGTCCGCCCCGAAGAGGTTCCGGCATCAAGTCAAAGGAAACAAGTGAATGGATAA